Genomic DNA from Lepeophtheirus salmonis chromosome 9, UVic_Lsal_1.4, whole genome shotgun sequence:
ACAATCATTAATCATTATGTATTCATAGAGAGTATATAGAGCGAATAAGTTTTCGTCGAGGAGGTTGCTCGAGGAAGATGATGTCAACTGTTGTCCGGGGTATATATGCTATAATaatctactaaaaaaatttatcttcctCTCTTTtcgtgatttttttaagaatttacaaGTATACAGAGGATACATAACAGTTAACGTGATCTTATCCCTCAAGCAATCTATGGTACTATAGTATTGTAggaaaattacatattaattaataattattatatcatattatgaTCGACATAATAATATCGTAGttaacttaataaatttaatttatattttataaatacgtaAACACGAACAATTTTATTGATCATGAGTAACTACGAACATAGTTTTCGatctatcattattaattaaagctttaaaacaaagtagtgaaacgaagaccacgtgattaatatttgtacaaagtggTTGTcgtagcaatatttttttgtcactaATAATAGGATCGAgcgttgaatattactccataacaGCATCGAAGAATTCGCCCTTTAAACAgaattatcaagataaattcAGCcacttgaagaaaaagttgcatacagAAAgggaaaatgtcaaaaaatgataCGGTGATGTCATCTGTGGTATTATGAAAAGCAACATCTTGCGAAGGAAAAAAGATCAAGACCATGTATCTCATCACTGATGAGATACATGGTCTTGATGACTGATGAGTCATCAGTCATCAGGCTAACAAGCGCGTTTCTCTACTATTACGGCGTTAActcgctaatacaaaaataccctatgtactTTGTTCCCAGCTGttgattccctcttctcccttgatacgtcatggctatttgttaatatattatttttgataaataagtaatGTACAAAGTTATTGTACAAAGGACaggaatgcaatttttttattgataccttgtcgtttatataatatgtatatattttggacattttattatttatatgaagtaatttgGTTATTTCTACATAGAAATAACcaaataactactcttttaataaaatattaataaacaatattataatacaaaatggagtaaaatacgatattgtttttaataatatgccattcattttaaaaatggtaaagaGGGTAACATGAcggtgatagtctgggagtacataAGAGATAAATGGCGGTTGGTatttattgacttatttggctaaactaccaaatgatttcaaGCCTTTCCCCCCTTGTTTCTTTTGGACGAAAGGTTGCGTGGTATAATAAAGGTGCTATGTTTTAATTAACAATGTTTTCTAGCTCTACTTTTTATAGTCGTCTTTTACTATTTGTTTACGTTGGATCATTCATGCTACCGGTCAGAGATATCTGGCTTCCAGGGTTATATTTGCAAAAGGGAATAAGCTGccgaaaacataaaataaataaacacgtcATTCTGTTTTGTGAACTTTGTAGTCAACTAGCTTGGGTATTCACAATAAAGAATGACATCACtacttatttctatttatatgaTATGGACTGACACAGtttaaatcacaaaactattcaataattataattattgaatatagatGTATATTATGATaagttaaatacaataatagaaACACCAAAACAgatgtattattcaaaaatattgattattatatatcttcataGGATGTAGCTTTCATTTAATGATATTGGTGAAGTGCTTACGAAGAAATTTTTTATGGCAgtccatattaaatatttattttttatttcatattcacGTCAAAGTAAGcaaacaaacaataatattattttttgattctgTAATTTGGGTTTGATCTTAATTAAGTCCGGTAAGTCGGAATGAGTGAAAAACgatcctataaaaataataaagaagaagatgaaaGGATTTTTGTATCTCCTGCTCCTCCTAATAAGAAGCAGTGTAGTGTAGGAATAATCGAAAATCCACTCCGTTCTGAAGATTTAAAAACCAGCGAAGCAGACCTTGAAAGTAAATCCCTTAAGGATCATCAAGGCCGTGTTCGAACAGTGGAACACATATCCGGCAACTGGGCGTCTTTTGTGTTCGCAGATGCAACTGGGATTATAAACGATTTTCTTCGTTTATGCGATATCCCCGACTACTTATCTAAATGCGATTCCTTCCATTTAAGCCTCTCCAAGTTGTTTATGATACAGTATGAGGACATTCAGCCCCTAAAAAAGGAATTGAGTGATATCATTGTACATTATCCCTATTTCAGTATTACCATTGACTTGATAAACAGCCTTAAAGTGtttttaaatgatgataaaacGAGGACATTTGTCGCTTTAAATGTTTTGGATTCGAATAATGAGTTTTTATGTAATATCCAAGAAGGAGTAGATAGTGTACTTGAGGAAAGAGACTTACCTCCATTCTACGATCCTCCTGAGTATCACATATCCTTGTTTTGGTGTCTCGGAAATCAAGCTGAAGAAATTGAGTCCAAACTTGAGGATCTAAAGGATATCATTCTTAAGGACGGGCAGATAACCTTGaaaatccctttaaaaaattacaatttaagaCGGGACACAAAGTATTTGATCTTCCTTTAACGAgctactaattaattataattcattgcTACTCTTCTAATTAAATTTGTGTTCAACGTGTGATTATAATTTTAGTCCTCTCTTGTTTTTCTCTAACTTAgacatattgtttttattgatttgttattaaaaactATCAATGAAAAAGTAACCATAAGCAATAAaacgttttcacgtgacgtcagcattgtttatgtcggccattttgggggtttaaacaaccaagttttgtAACTATGAAAACCCTGTTTCatgaatattaaggaaaatagtgaactaatGGATGGCAAATTCAATGCAATGTTaagtccttttttattcatatagccatttgatgaagttttataaagatttattaaaagtttgtccgttttatgtagtaaaaatatcatttttcagctCCTAAGATGGCGGCGTCTCCATCAATTATGATAGTCATTTATGAGTGCattgaaaacgctctatatgagtgaatgttaatattttgatctttaCCCTAACTAAAATGATGAATGTATTCTAAACTttgttggaaataaaaataagtttagtgATCCTATTCTTATTTAAATGGTAGGGAATATGTGAAATTCTCGTATGCTGTgttgattcaaaaattattctagttttGTATAAGATTATTCTATAACATTGAAATCTGACagcttactaattcaataattaattaagactgAGTAATTGAAAtggattaatattttgatatattaaagcataaagaaTTAGTGAATGAACTCTCTAGTTTACGTTCAAGTTGAGAAAATGGGATCGACCAATTTCCATTTACGccctccaagcagttgggtggctccaggaccaccgtttaCGCCGTCAGCAAATCTCAAAACGTTTGAATGAATAactgagagtaacactgagaattggttggagagttataattagagatgtgaaaattgtcgaaatcctcgATTTACCATTTGTAAATGGTAACCTCCAAGACATTCATTTATCTCcctatttagaaaattcaaacatattggCGGCCAaggagaaatataatttttataataatctctGTCAGTAGATATTATGTCGTTTATCAAACATTacaatatcaggggcgtccgcaggattatatcaAGGGGAAGGGGGattggtttttgtatttatttatttttaaatccaaaaattaaaatattttgtaaacaaattttgaaaaaaataaataaataaattcaaaaaaaaaaaaaaaatcaaaagtccacaaatcaaaaattattcaaaaaaaaatttgaaatattttttaaaaaaacaattgaaatataatatttttggaaaaaaaacaattaaaaatccaaaactattctcaaaaaattaaactttttgaaaaaaaaaaattaaaaatcaacagctattagcaaaaaaataatttttatggaaattttttcaaaaatccatagttatcctcaaaaaatttaattttttgaaagataaatcaaaaatcaacttctcaaaaaaattttaaaaatccatatctattcagagaaaattaatttttttagaaataaaaaattgaaagttcaattatatttaatatatttaattttttagtaactaGCAAGAAGTTCCTAATTTGGGTTGGGGACTACCACCCCTCCAACCCAGCCCTTCTGTaaaccaataaatatatactttttttttttaacattcataaGGATTTAGATAACTTTCACATCTCTAGATGTAAGTGTAAGTCTTCGttagactcaaagtagaattgaagatcgacattggagtaatttctgcctatgtccttgctaaattttatgattgtatttatatgatattcgtatactagtatatttattttattatgcatttcttaaacaatttacaccgaatataggaaatattgtttacttcagaggaagaagctaacaccacgacgaccgtttaaataatgaacaaaaaagagcaCAAGACacttattatgataattaataacagagGAACTAGCCATCCCAAGTCCCTCTGGTATAGAGGATTCTCAGGTCCGTCGGTAAGCTTTATACACGGTTCATCATTTTCCTGTAATCTCTGACTGACTCTCCATTGTGTGGAATACATACTCTTCCAGCCTTGGTGGAATAggcaacattttatttttaacaccaTATCTTATCCCCTGGATTTTAGGGATAATATATTCAtgattaaagttgataatattgtagagaaaaacgcatgcaaggagaagggggggggggaaagacatatggtatcattgtttaaaatactgatgtgattatcagctgccttctttattatgatttttgagggtataacgaaagtatttattagcaaaatgtttactgaagatatactacgtataattgacttagacatttttaatccgttacagtagatttgaaaacgtcacactccatgaaattgtaattcattataaaccttattctcagaatgatacctaatgaaacgacaaagtagagtatttcaaaatatatttgaagttccaagtttaaaaaagaaggctttaattaaatacctataatctaaatactaaaaaatataccatcatacatttatgttaaatatacaaaattaaacaattggaatcatataactaataacaataaattatatatacagaatattgaaataatagattgatccaaataatattttcttgttctgacatcggaatccagttaaatatgtcataactttaggttgcaagacacaagcgagacgtggagtttaatcaaaaagataatcacccctcttcttcatgtggaagttgctatacacaattgtgcacaggatagatatatctctaccgatgagatctaactaattatttgtaataaagtaaatgtcaaaatcataaaattagacaataaatatactaataaaaaaaatgttggaaataaatccatcttaaagatttagagcaaaagctaattatgtagtaatgtccggcgatattactccttattaaaagcgtcaaaaaagatattttccccgttatttatgcttatataacaacatactattatcatgatggatatacacaattgctaattataatgctacacccaatccgtgccgtatgtcaggaagatttttcggtccgctttacaagggtgaacggttgattttcagtggtgaacgtgggatatttaaacagggcaaatgctacagcatagattaaatcttgcaagaatatcgtccaatggactgtctgaccattattttcttgagacaaacattgggaaaaataaaatgaaaaggaaaaactctaaacggaaagtcaatgccgacctattcataaaggaaggagtataatggagtataaaatgcacggtgcaagaatgagagaaaatttttgaactatacaattaagtcaaacaatttaaacctccttcaatatttttaaactaataacggatgaagataatgaacgagattataatagaccatgaaacggttacatcgacagaaaataaattatgttcacaagtcttgatgttcttaatttgcatgtatacgtggtgatgtgtttgaaaaaatgaagaaaaaatgcatgtgttctttatcatgattagaagaagaagtttttcctctctttccttgacgcaaaggtgtcaatcaaactgtccatgtcttcatggagcaccttgtccaccatcaccctgtccatgttcaagagggtgagggaggagagcctctcctggtccatggtggtcctcatgtggttcttgagccttctgagacaggagaatgaccgttCCGtttcacagctgctgatgggcattgaggccaggataacgatcaccttgtatagctccggcatcaggcggaacactcccgagcttattaactccacagcaatttgtgacgaaaccctgtcttctgtgtcaatatctgcctagagaaacataaattttaaacatataatgcaaaatgaaacattataatattaaccttgaattgctggaagattgcatggtctgactggagctgctcgagttcaagtctgtagtgcttggcgacacgctcaatgacacaggtctccacttcactgtcattgacgattgcaatgagatccattgtgatgtttgtatcgtcggtggcaaatctgctctcaagctctaatacaatcttattgattgcaacatcgaaatgtgtttcacggaagtaggattcagttgttcctttccactttattctccttggaatcttcgcctccttgaattccaaatcaattgagtcctcctggtcaaatactgatttcatctcagacgacttcaactcagcaagtttccagattgattcaaagattttctcattcttaagatcttcaagagtcctaatcactaggttgacgtgtttccgggcctttgttaggtcaacctttctgccttgaagttcatctgacaagctagatgtgtgtctgaggagtgtcttcaacagttcaatgccgaaaacaaattcgtgactaaagatgctgttgagcagagaagttgctgttgaactcgacaatgtatctttatcttttctcattattatgagggtcttcatgattctgaccatccctagagatacagcgtgtacagcatcgtagcggagactccagcgggtagcagactggttcttcagggtcatcaccttggcatgctcctcatctttacttgttatcttcaccgacttgtagattgctgacctctttggtgacccttcaatgaagttgtataaaatttgtactgtccccattgtatttctcaacagggttatatctgagagaagatccttgactacaagattgaggacatgggcgtagcagtggatgtagacacacagtggggctgcttccttccacctggcggcaagacccttcttgatgccggatatgttggaggcaccgtccgcggccagggagacagtgcgggcggggttaaggccgagatccttgacagcctcgtgaagcttctcaaacaaatatttgccgtcagtctgggtaacttttacaaacttgaggaagctctctttcttgatgccttcactcgtcagatatcccagtgacagactgaactgctccgtgtttgacatatctgatgtctcatcaacaatcacagagaaccagtagtcatcatcgccggcacaagtcttgacatcttcaattatattttccgtcactttggatgctataatctctatcagctcattttggatgtcaggtgaagtccatttggcaaaacctgccccagctgaaccaaattttttgacttcggcctccagtttatctttgagaatatgattgtcgtgtgaacgcagggacaaaagctccaagaagtttcctcgattgttttcattagattccgtcaacttttctcttgtttcggaatcgcccctaaaagccaatccttgctttgaggaacccaacagtttggaaaagatacctcaaataagctcgccacttcacgacttcctcagcatgttgagactgaacatggccgagaaccgaggtattctttttctttgatgtgaggaaattgatccacttttccatcgacagtttgtgttttttgttgttagaatgaactttcaacgaggaactgtttttccatgttttgaactcaaatttcccaaggttggaaatggaaaatttggaacaggcgaaacacttggctgacttttcaacctcgtcatattctagccacgggaacttacggaaccaatcatattgaaagtctctggagtatttgtcatctatctgagaactgtatgtttgtaacttgggctgtagaggatgatctctctcgactttaggcacagtttcccgctcagtctccactctggttctggtctggatgtccttccgctttggctcccgcccggtaagtatcgggtcacccagctggctcgtgaagacgacagggtactctgggcctccgtccacaaactccatctcctcagtcttgctcttctcacctccctggacattgtcgctagtctcagagtcctctgcagagggaatattgttgttgttgactacaaagagctgctcgggagagaagattggtccgatatcgagattaggaagtcttattccatgagaaatccgtccgctggggtaatttgatgagtcgccattattttttgtgtctgcagtaactttctcttcagcagaaactgatttcagatcttggttcaggcagtaaggcctcaactggagcagggtcatcgggacaggaggaggcagtaactgaggatgaggatgtagcagaggaagttttcttaacagcaaagttcaatgttttctgcttcttatgatcaattttcacttgatacttgcagctggggtcattcttatggagtttaactttgtgatcattaaagttgtccttctgtatttccctctgacagatagaacaaatcaccaactctctgttaaaatgcgttttccacTTCCCGTCatcaatttctaataatttataaattactgcaacaatccactctaaaaagtacataactattatttatgtcccttttaagcagtaataatttaatttatcttgtatccaatgaaacaaattctcacgctcttaaatatttcaagagtactccatacgaaaaatgttgtgtgcttcttttttttttttttttttgactgtaaagtacttcacatttgcaaccagttaaacgtaatatctaactcaaatatccactcaatgtgaagtactttaaatccatacgaaaaatgttgtgtgcgtctttgttttttatttttggctgtaaagtactcttgaaataattgcagtaatttattaattatcagaaatgtatcatgggaagcggaaaacgcgttttatattcaaaggttcaatcatttatatttataaaatgacaggcaatatttgaaagagatattacggtaaattacaggatttgaattcaaatttctgcgatgaattgagatacccgagagtgttaactgtagtttaaaacctccgttttatctatttgacttaatttggccccaatattgtcttagagatataatttattaatttactaattctataaatgtgccggtgaattttggctactttaagtacaatttgtggtccctccaaaggattaatcagaatcattttttcatttaaatgaactataatttattggaaaatgtatgccatgttcaattttgagaaaaattatctcgCTTCCTTtcgggtggacgtgctacaaatatgtaattttattataatgactcagtactattatgagttggtcataagttacatttatataatagatgttaataattaattatgacttaattcatctatatttacatacctatatgattggtggacggttgagtaaggttgttgtttttttggtccgctgaagcgaacaaagcgcaatactgacgtacggccctgcaCCCAATGTagctacccccgttgttgtgaccatttaaacagttgtttttgccttttatgagttttctgaacaccatttcttggagcctatcaaccatagctaagccttaagtgataaaaaagtaatatttcttgactatgtaatattggaaaacctaatgatcgtacccaagtctttaagcgaagaaactagttgcgaaccatccaaagctacaaCCCCCGTTGTTGTGCCCATTTAAggagttgtttttgccatttaatgagttgtgtatcataattcttgatatgtttagctaaaatagaatcatattttagggtagatttaaaaaaaatttaatacttactgttagatagtacaaaattcagagttccatttcgaaattagtaaatacattttactgataacttgatcgtcattttggtggatgactcaaaatatttttatatgtatttctataaatgacatcagtaccaacaccctccattaatttaatgatggttcctcgggaagggataggtttacccatgtatttctccataattattttttaatgtagatgattagcaatggataagggaatattacatgcaataagcatctttgtgagatcagagttaaagtctgacttgatgtattcatcattaacttgattttatagatgaatatccatgctcttgatatgagatgaggataatgagtggcgtgtaattctagacaggggactaaaggcacatttatatcgacaaatccgacaaaccatctgtttctcatctggtaagtatttcccaaattcctgggcctccattttcagaaatccagacagatgGTGACGTTATTTTAGGTATTTCATAGTTCTGTATCGACaatcagtatctaatattatattaatattgaataataaaggcgggaatgataacgttcttgat
This window encodes:
- the LOC121124548 gene encoding U6 snRNA phosphodiesterase 1, translating into MSEKRSYKNNKEEDERIFVSPAPPNKKQCSVGIIENPLRSEDLKTSEADLESKSLKDHQGRVRTVEHISGNWASFVFADATGIINDFLRLCDIPDYLSKCDSFHLSLSKLFMIHITIDLINSLKVFLNDDKTRTFVALNVLDSNNEFLCNIQEGVDSVLEERDLPPFYDPPEYHISLFWCLGNQAEEIESKLEDLKDIILKDGQITLKIPLKNYNLRRDTKYLIFL
- the LOC139906281 gene encoding zinc finger MYM-type protein 1-like, which translates into the protein MNFMLLVLEAEIVQKRRRAPVRIPSYTCIFSKLLGSSKQGLAFRGDSETREKLTESNENNRGNFLELLSLRSHDNHILKDKLEAEVKKFGSAGAGFAKWTSPDIQNELIEIIASKVTENIIEDVKTCAGDDDYWFSVIVDETSDMSNTEQFSLSLGYLTSEGIKKESFLKFVKVTQTDGKYLFEKLHEAVKDLGLNPARTVSLAADGASNISGIKKGLAARWKEAAPLCVYIHCYAHVLNLVVKDLLSDITLLRNTMGTVQILYNFIEGSPKRSAIYKSVKITSKDEEHAKVMTLKNQSATRWSLRYDAVHAVSLGMVRIMKTLIIMRKDKDTLSSSTATSLLNSIFSHEFVFGIELLKTLLRHTSSLSDELQGRKVDLTKARKHVNLVIRTLEDLKNEKIFESIWKLAELKSSEMKSVFDQEDSIDLEFKEAKIPRRIKWKGTTESYFRETHFDVAINKIVLELESRFATDDTNITMDLIAIVNDSEVETCVIERVAKHYRLELEQLQSDHAIFQQFKADIDTEDRVSSQIAVELISSGVFRLMPELYKVIVILASMPISSCETERLEEYVFHTMESQSEITGK